The DNA region gcccgtgaccgtgccgtgccgggccgggccggcccgatgcCCAGGACTACTTGAACGCTTTGTCATGGGCCTGCCATGGCCGGCACCAAGCTGCCCATGCCTTCCAGTGCCATGCCACGGCGGGCGGACCACGCTAGCTAGGACTAGGAGGAGAGGAGGTGTCCCCCCGCACTGTTTCGTCGGTACGCACACGTACGAGAACGACGAGCACACCAATGAGGCCGGCCGGCACTGtacgcgtcgtcgtcgtcggtcgACATAAAGGTTGCGAGTCGGCGTCTGACGGACGCCCTATTTTGGGGCGGTTGCCGATGCCACGACACGGGCGCTGTGGTACAGCCTGTACGACTGTACGAAGTGGCATGGCGATCGGGTACGTGACCAGTGACCTGACGACTGCTGCTGACCAGTTCGCACGTACCGATAGATGATGGCAGGGCGGATCTAAGGGGGGCTGAGCCCCTACAGGTGCATCTATGAAAATATAAGGAGgataaggaagaagaagaggtggaggaaagaagaaaaatagagagAAAAGAAGAATAAGAGATCAGCCTCTCTTCAATTCTGTTCTACATCCGTCGCTGGATGATGGTGCCGCATCGGGCCATCATCGCCTTAGGGATGGGGAGTGATGGACGTTTGAGGCTGGCTCCGGCACACTGATTAGGGCGCAACCGGTGAAATTATGGGCTCTCGTTATGCGGCTAGCGCTTGGTGATAGATAGCACGAAGGGGACGTGCACTGGCAGTGGCGCATGGGCTTCACTTGGGTTTTGTTGAGCTCAGTCAGATCAGATCAACCAGGCCTCCCTGTCTGCTGTCTCCCGCTTCTGCCCTGTGCTCTCCTCGCTCTCTCCAGTTTCCACTTTCCATCACTTCCCTGTGTCTGTTGTAACGAAACCGATGTGCAAGGATGATCTCATTGCATGATTAGTAGGAAATAAAAAAGTTTATTTCACTTGTTAAATTATCGTTGTAGTTTGATTTGATATCTAAACGTATTTTGAGAACCTTTCACAGCAAAAAAGCATAAGACACAACCAACACTGTGGCATTTGCATTCATGGTGGTTGCGTCTTATATTTTTGCAATGTGAAATTTTAAAAACACATTTACACATCAATTATAATGTTTTAAAATTTCTTTAGATTTTCCTTGATACTTTTTTTGTTATCCTAGGGCTAAATCTAGTTGTTTGAATCTTCTATATATACTCTAACGAGGTCTAAATATTTTACTTAGATCCTTCATATCCTAGTCTATCTCGTAGTTTATAGAAGGTTAAGTATTTACCAATTCTTTAATTAAAAAAGATAAAACCACCTTCAAGACCACTTCAAACTAAGACTGGGAGCTAATTTAAACGGTTTAAAGAATTATAAGATATCTGGTTTTGAAGTTTGAGAAAAAAATTAGACTACAAAGATAGTTCTGTGAAATAAAATGTACTTTTTCGACAGGTAATTAATGGAGTGAAACGTCGAGGATTGTAAGTTGGCCTTCAAGGTCGGCCGCCTCAGCCCATGACTCAACACTGGCCCAAACTTTGCAAGCCCGCTTTGCGACCCACTAGTGGTAGGAAAATCAGCAGCGGACCGAATATCGCAGCTGCCCAAGTGATGTGGGCTCAAATCGGAAGAAAAACAATTGAGAGAACATTGGACATGCAAGCCCACTAGCGGTTCGGCTCGGCCAGAACATTCGACGGTGACCCCGTCCGGTGGCTCCGCTTCCTCCCGACCGACTCCTTTCCTTCTCCCCATCTCCCTTCACCTCTTCTGAGCTGCGGCAGCACCATGGAGAACGTCGCCGCGAACCCTTCCGCCGCGGTAACTGCCGCCGTCGCTGCAGCAGGGAACGGCCTCCAAGCATCGGGGGCCGGAGGGGAGCGCCCGGAGGACGCGTCGAAGCAGAACCTGGCGCAGGTGACGAGCTCGATCCAGAAGACGCTGGGCCTGCTCCACCAGCTCAACCTCACCGTCTCCTCCTTCAACTCTGCCTCCCAGCTCCCCCTCCTCCAGCGCCTGTGAGTCGCCCGAGGTCACTCTATTCGGTTCCGTCCTGTCCTGCGGCTTTGCCTCGCGCTTCTGTGTGTGGGGGCTGTAATTCTTAGGGTTTGCGTTGCTGTTGACTGTTGTGTGCGTCGTGGCTCAGGAACGCGCTCGTGGCCGAGCTCGACACGATGCAGAAACTCGCCGAGGGGTGCAACATCCAGGTGCCCATGGAGGTCGTCAAGTGAGCTCCTCGGTTTCATAGCTTCACTCATCTTGACCTGTGCTATGGTACGGTTATAAATGGTTCGTGTGCTGTTAGTTTGATCGACGATGGGAAGAACCCCGACGAGTTCACTAGGGACGTGCTCAACAGCTGCATCGCCAAGAACCAGATCACCAAGGGCAAGACTGACGCTTTCAAGGTATGGATGCATTGGATCCTCTCAATCATTGCAGAGATTGGTTGACATGGAGCTGCTGGGTAGAATTAGGATTATATATACATATTTACATGCGATGTAGACAATTTTGTACTAGGAGTTAGCTGTGGAGCCACGGAGCTGTTCACCTGTCTGACTTTCAATTAATGACGATTCTGTGCCTTGTTTTTGTTTTGTTACAAGTTACAATTCTTTGTCAGATAAGGAAGATTAGATCGTTCCATGCTATTCAAAACCCATGTTTCTTGTAACGAGTAATGTGCATCACTACAATTGCCTAAGTGTTTTTTGCTGTTGTCTGGAATCATGCTTATGTTGCTTACTTGCTTGCGATATAAGAAATTACTAGTGTCAGGGAATGCAGATATGTGTTCCTGTCATGGTCTCTTGGATTTCAGCAGCACAGGGCTTTCTTTATCTTTTTTGTAGATTGGCATTAGAAACCACCTATTTGATCCTGCTGAATTTTTTTACAGTTTCCTGTCTCTCTTTTGCCTTCTTCGAAAAGAAGCAGTCTGTCAGTTGTTAAAAACCATAATCATTTTTTTGTCAGTTGTCCAGCCTTTTTTCATGACTTCCTATAATCTTCTCTAATTAAATTTAGGTGAAAAATGCCTCAAAAGTTTCTGTAGTATAGTACTGCTCATGCTGTAGCAGAAATTGATCGGAGGGCTTTTTGGTGATCACATGGGCACTGTTTTATGTGAACACTGCATTATCTATAACTAAATTAGCAACTCTATTTTTTTTCCGTGTTCGATCTGTGGGTTAATTCACTTTTGTTGCATCTgattataaaaaaatatgaatttgCTTCATTGTAAGCTGGTTTATTTCAGAGCCTACGGAAACATCTTCTTGAGGAGCTTGAACAAGCTTTCCCTGAGGACGTAGAAGCATACAGGGAGATACGTGCTACTTCTGCTGCTGTAAGTGGACACATGATTGGCCTCGTCTGATATTTCTATAGCATCCAAACAATATGTACTTTTCTGTTTATcgagcctaataaaaatttcgcCATTGTTGATAAAATGATATCTCTGGCTTAATTTAGGGACGAAACCAACCTATATATATGTCATGGCCAGTGCCCATGATGAGATAGACACCACCAGGAAGATGGCCTGGTGGAGTCGGTGCGAGGTCTAGATTATAGATGAGAGGGACGAACGCAAGATTGGAACTAGATTGATTGTTTCGTGCCTGCCTTGAGTGATACATCTCATCTCCTTACATAGAGAGGATTACTTGACTAAGGAATAGATCCAATGTACTACTAACAAATTTGATCATATCTCTAACTTGACCCTAAACCTAAGGGAGGTGTGCTACAGTTCACGGCCCAGTCCAACGGGCCCAGATGGTTGCTGATAACATTATAAACCTTTAACTATAAGTTGCCTTTTTAAAAGCTATGCTGCTTAATTTAGGGGTCGTTTGGTACCTCCCAGCTCCAGCTTTTCCCTAAGAATTGCTTCTAGTCAGCCAAATGGTAAAAAACGAGCTGCTCCATACGTGAATCAATTCCTCATTTTGTACTAGCACCTGGAAGCCCAGAAAACCTGCTCCCCATGGATTCACGTCTGCTCTCCACCCTTGTCATTAGAGACCTACGGAACACGTTGAAGGATATTTACCCACACTTTCCACTGGTACAAATGCCAGCAAGGCCCCCTTCCGCACAGATTTATCCTCACTGTGCCGCTTGGAGAAAGTCCAAGCAGTCGTCTCCATGTGAGGGCGATTCGCGGTTGGGCGCCACCAGTCAGACCAGGACTGACGCTGGCCGTCCACACAGGGTCCGCGCTGCCAACGCTCCTCTCTAGGCGCCCGCACTCCCAATGCATCAGCCCCAGTGGCCATCCCTGACCAGGTCCAGCGCTGGCTGTTCATTCCTCAGATTCACCGACACACCCCTCCCCAGGAGTGCCTTCATCCCTTTCCTGCAGACTAATCCTCAATAGCCCCTTCATACAGATTGAGACCTGGCGACTCCCTTCCGCAGGCCAAGCTCTTCTGTCCAAGCCGCGCTGCTCCACTCGTCCAGGCTGGATGACTACGTATGAGCTTTGGAAAAGTATATTCTTTTGGGATGTATTTTATCTCTTAGGATAATCCATTTATCTAATTCTCTAACTCATGTACAGTATGGTTCATGATCTCATTTTACTGTATGAAGAGTTCAAGACTATGACTACTCCTTCCGTCctataatatagtgcattctaaaaATTTTAAGACAACTTAAGGGAACACTCAATTGACGCATGTACCCATGGATTATTCCAATTAAGGAGTTTCTCCTCAAATCATGGTTTCTTTTTTCACAAACTTTACCAAATCTAGACATAGTCATTActtagaatgcattatatttcaGTACAAATTTTAGAATCACAATGCACTATAtttcaggatggagggagtatgagCTAACTCAATTTGATCTGATAAATACACCACTATGCACATGTAGTTTGTAAAAACTGAAAGTTTTTCATATTAATTGTACTTCTGGAAATATGATAATTGTGTTATACAGACAGTTAAGGGTACTATGGACAATTCCAGCACAATCCTCTCTTTCAGGAATCACTTCACAGTTAGCTTGCCAAATGATTTTATCAGACACAATCACTTCTACCAGAGAATCACTCCACCTGAGAATCAGGGAGTGGAAGCCCTGCTAAACAGGCCCTTAACTGGCACCAAATTTACTTCTTTATATTAAACTTCTATTTTAACTTTATACGTTCAAGCATGTTCTAGTGAGTTTAAATGTTGGCAGGGGCAAATTTGTAGGTGAATTTAAAAGCTATTTTAAGTTTATAGGACCAATTTGTGTTCATGCACTCACTTTGAAGTCTAATGGTGAATTTGCCCTCATTTTTTGGACTTGGTGATTTTGGCCCTAGTTTTCAAAACGAAGGCAGAGTATACCCCTATTCCGTTAAGGGGGTTTAACAGTGTCAATTGAAGTGTAAAAACTAAAAAAGACTAGTTTGCCCATGCGAATTTGCCCCTTCTTTTCTAAGTACTCAgtgattttacccctattttAACATATAATGTTTGGCTCGTACTTTGGCAGATATGTAAAGAGTTTTGACAAGAAGACTCGACAAAATCTGCATATGTTTCAAATCTGTGCAAATTTTGACAGTAGTATTACACAATTACTCATAATGCTTGGGTCATTTCTCAAATTCTGAATATTTATATATCTGACTGGTGTCTTGTGACTGCTCCTTGGAGTGGACTTTCTTATCACGATATGTTTGTAATGTGCCCAGAATAGTGTtgatatctatctatctatctatctggaTATTTTCtttaggcctcgttcggcttgctgaattttggctgaaactggctgaaaaacattgttctggctgaattgttgtgagagaaaaacactgtttcggctgaaaaaagaagccgaacaagccggatatgGGGTAAGCCTAACGGGGATAAAAAAGATAATAAATATTATGCAAGTACTACGTGGATCATTTATCCATTTCCTGATATTTTGACTGTCCATTTCCCATTAGTAATAGGCAGTGTTGTAGGGTTTGCCCTATGTGTCTTTATTTCTCGGCATACTGTTTCAAATACTATTCCTTCCATTTCGAGCTGTAGTCGTTTCAGTTTTGTCGCAAGTCCAAAttgtctaactttgaccaagtttatagataatatatatatatatatatattaacacCTACAATATCAAATAAATCCACTATCAAAATATattgagacttttccctgtgtgcccttataaaagatcgtaatcccctgtgtgcccctgaaaaaattcagcggtcttcagcgccactactccaactttttcgtgtcatccatgccacttccgtcagtttgggccctaacgccgttaaactgcaggtgtgaaaagacgaaaatgcccttaagttcaaatatgttattaattttttttgagcatcttaacgacttcaaatgaaaaaactcaaaactagaaagttgtagatctcgtcgagatctataattttcatataaatttttttttcatttaatttcgcaaaaaaaatatgatttgatatgattaatatatcttagaaaaatcatattattttttttgcaaaattaaatgaaaaaaaaatttatatgaaaattatagatctcgacgagatctacaactttctagttttgagttttttcatttgaagtcgttaagatgctaaaaaaaaataataacatatttaaacttaagggcattttcgtcttttcacacctgcagtttaacggcgttagggcccaaactgacggaagtggcatggatgacacgaaaaagttggagtagtggcgctgaagaccgctgaattttttcaggggcacacaggggattacgatcttttataagggcacacagggaaaagtctcaaatatatttcatggtgtaGCTAATGAATCTTGTTTGACGTTGTAGATGTTTCCGCATTTTTCTATAGACTTGGTCAAAGCTAGAGAAGTTTAGGACAAAGCTAAAACGACTCACAATTTGGAACTGAGGGAGTAATTAGAACCGTCGTGTGCATAAGAACATATGCATAAAAATGCATGACCAGTTTTGAACCAAGTAATTCTTTTGTATTACGTAAAAGCATGCCTTTACTCAACCGGTAGCAACATAACAATGAGCAGGTCTTTAGGTTGTCTGTTTGATGTACTAGGTAAAATCTTCTTGTGACATTTAATGGATCAGAATCTGCAGGCAAAATTCAGTTAAGTTTTGCAGTTATGGTCTGATTATAGACCAAGCTTTTTGCATGTAGTAGTTGTTTCATGCCTGTATGGAACTTGGCTATCAGACATGGAACTTTGTTTGCAGTTTGAACTTTCAGGGCATCAGTATTCAGTACAGCAAACTCACAATGTAATTAAACTTGTCTGTACAGTTTCAAACTTTCAGTGCATCAGTACATCAAGGCACGAGGGGCAGGGGGGGGGTCCTGCACTGACCCGACCGTTCTTGTGCTGGACTGCCCTGGCTGCTGCTTGCGCCCTGTGCTGCCACAGCCGCTGCTAGGCCAGCTACTCGTGCGCCCTACAGACCACAGGAAAGAACTAGAGGATAGGGGATCACGgccgcagggggggggggggggggggggggggggcagccttCTAGATAAGGCTAGGGACAGCATGGTCCATCAATCATTTTCCTCTATATTTTCATTTGTTTAAACCGGCTCCAACTAACAGAGTCTAACGTAGGGGCAAAGGTGCCATCGGTTGGGCCTATTTGTTTGAGCTGCATCTTTTGGGCTTTTGGCTCAAAAGCTGGCTTCTGGCTTGCGGCTGCTTGATTTTTGCTATTGGCTTTTGTAATAATATCTTTAGCTTCTCAAACACCAAAAGCTAGAAAAGCTCCTCTCAACGTGCTTTTTTAGCTTTTTGTTCATTTCCTCAGAAGCTAGCTTTCTAGCTTTTCAAAATCAGCTCAATGGCGGTTGTTTGTTTCAGCTTCTGGCTTCTGGCTGGCAGGAGGCAGCCATAAGTTGAAACAAACAGGTCCTAAATatacaggggcaaaatcacaaagttcaaAAAGTGAAGTCAAAATCACATTTAGACTTCGGAGCATGGGCAAGGAGGCTAATCTCCCTTAAATGTTTGATAGCATGGTTTTGCTGTAGGCTGTGTGATACCTAGCGCTTATTGGGGGCTACTAGTTTTCTTAGGCGGGATGGGGTAGGTGGCCATCTTTTAGAACATTGAAGTTAGTGTTAAGATTAGAACAACGTTGTTAGTGTTAAGATTCAACAGATAATTAAATGACAATTATTTTGGAATTTTAAAGATATTAGATAACTGAGTATCACTCACTATCAACTTGATTTTCTCTGCAATCTGCATCTTATATTCGTAAGGTGCTGCTTGTGGCATGGTCCTGGCTAGTATTGCACAGTTCCTGTGCAGGCAGAGCTTTTTCTTTATCCTGAGATGTCCACAAACTCAACTAACTCAACAGGACCAACTGGTATCGAGGTGTTTTCATGATACTGCAGAAGCTGATAGTTACCATATGCTCCTATTTTGTTTTGAATTAATTAGCCATTGTAGTGTAAGAAAGGTGAGAAGTGATTGGGTTCTATGAGAAAAATCTAGATTGCATAAAATCCTGCTGCTTTGTTAGGGTTTCTAGAAACCAAGTTTTGTCAAACATGGTAATTGTAACATATGCAGATGTGCCTCAGCTGTTGCTTCGGTGGTTAGAATAAATCCTCATTTGTTCTTGTTGCATAACTTCATAATTCCCCATTTTTGTGCAGGAGGCAAAGCGGTTGGCTCAGTCCCAGGGTACTTTGCCTAATGGAGATGTCAAAGTGAAAGCTGAGCATTGAGGGAATGGTACGACTACAGAGAGCAAGTTTACTATCTCTGTTTAGTTTGGGGATGGCTTTGTTAACGAGAAACATGCATAACTTTCTATCGCACTTTCCCTTCATATGATTGATCAGTGAATCTGTACATATTATCATAGCATGTGTGGCACAATGTATtcaacttaggccctgtttgcttGCGTACCGTTTCAGtgaaataacagtgtttttctctcataagtcataacaaatcagcatcagcatcagccgtttttTTCAGCTAGCCTAACAGGGCCTTAACGTATaacttttagaaaaaaaaacctaACCAACGAAACATAAGGATACGTACAGTTTTACCTGTGTGTTCGAGAAAAGAAATGTGAACCATGACAGTGTGCGAGTAGCTATGTTTTGCTCTATTTTGGTAGATTTTTTAAGCATTACTACTCCTAGGGTTGGGGAGTGCTGCATAATTTCTCAGTGTAGTGATAAAAGTcacaataaaataaaaatattcatATTTACCCTGGATTGCTGGAGACGCGGAGGGTTATGGTCCGGTCGGCCGGCCCGAACGATGCGCtggtaattttttttttcttatagAAATGCTATACAATATACATgtgttttagtaaaaaaaaacacATAGATTTTTTTATATCTATGATGTCGGCGGTCCATATGTCATAACGAACACATAAACATTTTTGCGATTTGTGATTTGTCGttctatagaaaaaaaaatatttcttttgATATGTGATTCTGTGATTTATGATTGTctcgaggtagaagaaggctggaaGCTGGAGGCAGAAGAaggatggaggctgttggatcttaatcctatgatGTTAAAAAGTTTATGTATTGGAACGGCATAAAACACGTAGTTGCGTAGCAGACCGACTCATTTTTTTTTCCCGAGGTTGGCAACATGATTTTCTTCACTGCTTACTGCGCATGGCCCTCCGCTGCTTCCGCGCTTGTGCTGGCCCGCTCCGCATGAGATTTTTTTGCTGTAGCAACGTGACAACCCAAAATTACTGACGTCAGCATATGTCCAATGTTTTTGAAGTAAACAAAAAGTCATAGTTACTAAACCGAGTATCAAAATTAAAATCCGATTATACTATCGTATTTTTTGCAATAAAGTCTTCAAAACAAGATTCACATGGATACATTTAGATAAAAATTTATTGACTAACAATTATCTCACGAAGATAGAACAATTCTTTTTATTGAGTACAACAATGTTCTAGGTCCATGATTAAATGTTCCATCATCATAAAACAAATATTCTAAGTTAAGGAGAATAATATTTCAGATATAGGATAAAAAAACAATATATGTTCATGTAAATGGTATTATAATATCTGTGAAAATAGAGGAAAAATGAATGAGAAAATCTATGAAATATATAGAAAATAATAAATAACATAGCACAACAAAATAGGAAAAATTAATAAAAGACGGAACAAGGCATAAGTAAGGTGAAACAAAAATAATAGAAAGAAAGCACCCCTGCGTCGCTTTCAGCTCGCGTGGAAGCACAATAGCTTGAGTATATCAAAGTGAAAGAGGAAAAGAAATATTGGAAAAGAAATGTGGCAAAATCGTctaaaataacacaccttcggaggcgctcgtcttccaatagacactaagcaccacgaaagcaagctacatcaggcaaattccgtcgggcacaccctaagggagagcctGAATAATCTACGTTTTCCCGGAGGATCCAATAATAAGGACGAGTTTACataacttagtccatttcatacatctagagtttataaaaatatattattacagtatCAAATTCAGAGTGCGAAAATTTAATAGCgaaatgaaaagaaacatctatcgataatatacaaggatctgtctgtgcccaccagaagaatccttcacacaacggccactcctcaagcagtacctgcgataggggtaaataaaccctgagtacacaatgtactcgcaagacttatccacaagacttatccgactaatgggaatactttcccgactccaagggatatgataagctttatggtttgttgggttttctttttgcagaaagcgaTACTAacagtgaatccttatttatgttattattagcagtcatgattaatttattatctagtcattctatgtaagcatctgttctaatttcaagcaagggttgagcaaacaATTCCATTTCGTCACCTTTtttctttcagttcttactacggtgctagactgtagacaagccataccggatcgctcgacgattcatgaatcaatgtgcccagttggGTACCTCAAAAAcgcacgccccgcttgtaccccaaacACAAGCAGGACtagcccatcactctcctgtcatggggtccaggtctccatccaaacttggactccaagcccccgctcctaagtcccggactcagtgcagtgCTTAAACTTCCACcatcccacctccaatcagtcggtctgaaaagagtcggaacccacgacaagagagcaacaagccttccctacgcctatacccaagtatgtgctcaggataataagtctgtgacttgcctagaacccaatgcaacggtcaGCCCTTAACCGACGcaaatagggaaaaagtgtaaccaagctatgccctgttgaccGCACGACACaatctcttacacccaccaatacccaaactatatccctgcccgatctccattttttctttccaccattttatcatgagtgatcttaataatcacctattgtgagtaacggcaggttacccaTGCTAcgaaaatcctgagcatagcagctactcgacctatactagtagtagtaggactcatatctatgcatgtagttttccataaaatgcctgtaacgtaaatgcatgtctctctctctctcacacacacacacatacatatatatatatatatatatatatatatatatatatatatatatatatatatattccatgatcattcaaaaataggggttatgcaccagggtttgccttgggcaggtcaacaaagtcagtaactgatggctctggggctccatcctgtacgagaatctcctcctcatactcctcaatgatctcctcgtagtcctgttcgtctgtaggcacgaactctaccaactcgctATCTAcaagcatgaaatgatgatgcaacacttaataatacggcaatagcaactcttaaaataaaatacatttgtcaagctactaaactagctctaccgactaagacgctatgttacctatcattcccactaaacaggtatgaacaTTCCATGTATTAACTTAACAACTAAAGGAATCTCTATTCTTAATATTGATTTACTCtgtatatgataaaacaagaagtactagctactctatttatcaacataCTCTAGGGCTGTAAaatttacagtgagcacataataatttaataaacctactgtaaaatttcatggctaaatctatcaccaatttaccataaaaattcctacaaatattaagctaaataatactaaactttcctaaatgaattaatgaatctatcattattacagataactgtaaactaactacactaacagaaaTATACTAGAGAGATCATATTTTAGAGCATATTTTGGGACCTTTATGTGTCCCATTCTTTTTCAATCTTTTTTGTATAGCCTTGCTATCTCTTTCTAGAAATATACTAGAGAGATCATATTTTAGAGCatggagtttttattttggtggtgatggaaaacatgttttagcgtattcctagtgtaggaataaCTCTTTATTGTGACGTGTACGTGAGTtgtgatcttgggagcatgaaacatctctcaatggggtcacaaaacttgaccaaactcaacacaaagtaagaggCATATATGGAACGTTTTGTCATGTAAGAtcatatatggccttggtaggtatttgaatgttattcaaggaacatgctatttgaatgttgatttgtaaaataaatcccaagtactttgcaagaaATGAGCAAGAGTcatgtcatcctactatatctcattcatcaattaCCTAGAATGGGTTCCCTAATTAAAAGTGTTCACAAGTCTTGAGGGATTTTAGCAGGAATAAAAAGTATGCAAACTTCTTAATCACAAGAAGACATGGAGCATTTTCTTTTTTACTTTATAATTTATTCAGTTTTAGAGCTTCTTATTTAAGTATGgaatgagagagaaagagagagagttgCACAGACCGAATTTGATTTTAACTGTCTTTTGTGCAACCGAGTCGGGGGTCAGTGTTGTTCTTCCCCCACACTTGTCTTCGTGCCTATCTTTATTTGAcacaaagagaaaagaaaacaagTGCAACAAAATATTTCTAGTAATAAAATCTTTATTCAATTATAAAATGATAGGCGCATTACAAGATGGAATTCAAATGATTGGATTGCAAACTTGAAATAAAATGATGCGCCTAAATTATTGCTTGCAACGGGAGTGGCCTAGAAAGGTTCATCTAGAGCATCCACCACTCCTGCTACCTTAGCCACCTTAGCTAATTTCTAGTCGAGCTTGAAGTGCAAGCTATTGATGTCATCGACCAGATCTCTGATTTTGAGGAGGTTCATGGCTAAGTTGTCGTTAAGGATCCAAAGGACATCTCGCAGGCTATAGTTTTCACTTTTCAGCACTAAGAGAGGCGATGGAAG from Miscanthus floridulus cultivar M001 unplaced genomic scaffold, ASM1932011v1 os_1153_1_2, whole genome shotgun sequence includes:
- the LOC136533729 gene encoding mediator of RNA polymerase II transcription subunit 10b-like, whose amino-acid sequence is MENVAANPSAAVTAAVAAAGNGLQASGAGGERPEDASKQNLAQVTSSIQKTLGLLHQLNLTVSSFNSASQLPLLQRLNALVAELDTMQKLAEGCNIQVPMEVVNLIDDGKNPDEFTRDVLNSCIAKNQITKGKTDAFKSLRKHLLEELEQAFPEDVEAYREIRATSAAEAKRLAQSQGTLPNGDVKVKAEH